The sequence CGTGCTCGCCGGCCTCGCGGTGCAGCACGAGGAGGCGCCCCGCGGGGCGTGACCCGGGCACGGGGGCGCCGGCCCGACCGCCAGGCGCCCCTGTGCCGCACGATCCCCCCGGGCGGGGTACGGGGCCTCGACAGGCGGTCCGCCAGGCCCGATTCGAGGCGGTTCCGGGCCGTCTGGGGGTGTCTGCGCGTCGCGTCGTCCACATCCGCGGCGGGGCGAATAGGTTCACACGGCCATCTCGGCTAGAATCAGGGAGGTTCGGCCGACGTCCTCCGACGTCCTCGTGGACTTCTGCCGTCGGCTCGCCCGCCGCGTCCCGCAGGCGCCGCACGCGCGCGTACGCGCGCGCGGTGACCAGTGGGCCTCCGGGCACCGCGCCGGCGCGGCTGTCCCCGTGATCCTGCCGAACCACCCCGCCGCGTCCCGGCCGGGGGACCCTGGACTGCGAGGAGCCACATCAGGTGAGCGACAGCGACCGCCCCATGCCCGATCAGGACGTGCCCGAGAGCACCCCGGACCCGTCACCCGGAGCGGCCGACGCAGCGGCACCCGCGCCCCTCACCGCCGGTGAGCGCGCGGCCCACGCCCCCGAGCACTACGACGCCTCGGACATCACCGTCCTCGAGGGCCTCGAGGCGGTCCGCAAGCGCCCCGGCATGTACATCGGCTCCACCGGGGAGCGGGGCCTGCACCACATGGTCCAGGAGGTCGTCGACAACTCGGTCGACGAGGCGATGGCCGGTCACGGCGACACCATCGAGGTGACCCTGCTGGCCGACGGCGGCGTGCGCGTGGTCGACCACGCCCGCGGCATCCCCGTGGCCATGCACCCCACCGAGGGCAAGCCCGCGGTCGAGCTGGTCCTCACCGTGCTGCACGCCGGCGGCAAGTTCGGCGGCGGCGGCTACGCCGTCTCCGGCGGTCTGCACGGCGTGGGCTCCTCCGTGGTCAACGCCCTGTCCATCCGGATGGAGGTGGAGATCCGCCGTGACGGGCACGTGTGGCGCCAGGCGTACTCCCGCGGCGTGCCCCTGGCCCCCCTCGACAAGGGCGAGGAGACCGAGGAGACCGGCACGACGATCACCTTCTGGGCCGACGACGAGATCTTCGACGAGACGGTCTACGACTTCGAGACCCTCCGCAAGCGGTTCCAGCAGATGGCGTTCCTCAACAAGGGCCTGCGCATCACGCTGACCGACGAGCGCGCCCCCGAGGTCGAGGAGACCGAGGACGACCACCTCGTGGACGTCGAGCTCGAGGCCGAGGGCGCCGAGACCGGGAAGGACGCGGGCCCCCGCACCGTCTCCTACCTCTACGAGCGCGGACTGCAGGACTTCGTCGAGTTCATCAACACGGCCAAGCGGGCCGAGGTGATCCACCCCGAGATCATCTCCTTCGAGTCCGAGGACACCGACGCGAAGATCTCCGTCGAGGTCGCGATGCAGTGGACCGGCGCCTACTCGGAGTCGGTGCACACCTACGCCAACACCATCAACACCCACGAGGGCGGCACCCACGAGGAGGGCTTCCGCTCCTCGCTCACCTCGATCGTGAACCGGTACGGCCGCGCCCAGGGCCTGCTCAAGGAGAAGGACGCCAACCTCACCGGCGAGGACATCCGCGAGGGTCTCACCGCGGTGGTCTCGGTGAAGCTCGGCGAACCGCAGTTCGAGGGCCAGACGAAGACCAAGCTCGGCAACACCATCGCCCGCACCTTCATGGTCAAGGTGATGACCGACCAGCTCCAGGACTGGTTCGACTCCCACCCCGCCGAGGCGAAGTCGATCGTCATGAAGGGCCAGGCCGCCGCGGCCGCCCGCGAGGCGGCCCGCAAGGCTCGTGACGCGACCCGCCGCAAGTCCCCGCTGGAGACGGGCGGCATGCCCGGCAAGCTGCGCGACTGCTCCTCCCGCAATCCCGCCGAGTGCGAGATCTTCATCGTCGAGGGCGACTCGGCCGGCGGCTCCGCCGTCTCCGGCCGCGACCCGCGCACCCAGGCGATCCTCCCCATCCGCGGCAAGATCCTCAACGTCGAGAAGGCACGTCTGGACCGGGCCCTGGACAACCAGGAGGTCCGCTCCCTGATCACCGCCTTCGGCACCGGCATCGGCGAGGACTTCGACGCCACCAAGCTGCGGTACCACAAGATCGTGCTCATGGCCGATGCGGACGTGGACGGCCAGCACATCGTGACGCTGCTGCTCACGCTGCTGTTCCGCTACATGCGCCCGCTCATCGAGCTGGGCCACGTGTTCATCGCGATGCCGCCCCTGTTCCGCCTGAAGTGGTCCAACGCCCCGCACGAGTACGTGTTCAGCGACGAGGAGCGCGACGAGCGGCTCGAGGCCGGTCGCGCCGCGGGCCGCCGCATCCCCCGGGACAACGGCATCCAGCGCTACAAGGGTCTGGGCGAGATGGACTGGAAGGAGCTGCAGTCCACCACGATGGACACCAACACCCGCACCCTGAAGCAGGTCACGGTCGACGAGGCCGCCGACGCGGACACCATCTTCTCCGTGCTGATGGGCGACGACGTCGAGTCCCGTCGGCGGTTCATCCAGGAGAACGCCAAGGACGTCCGCTTCCTCGACATCTGACGTCGGCCCCCGGAGCGGCGCCGGCCCGCCCGCGCGCCCCCGGGGACCCCTCGACCACTCGGCCCCACCGGAAAGGCCTCCACACCCATGAGCGACACCCCGCAGGACCCCACGAACCCCGACGACACCCCCTCCCCGCAGGAGCCGCAGGCTCCCGAGGAGCCGACGCCCGCGGAGGCCGTCGGCGTCGGCGGCCAGGAGACGCCCGAGGGCGCCCACGAGATCTCCGCGGACGAAGCCGCCTCCCGCACCGTCACGCTGGTGGACCCGCTGGACGAGAGCGAGGTCGACCGCATCACGCAGATCGACCTCAACCACGAGATGCAGCGCTCGTACCTCGACTACGCGATGAGCGTCATCGTCTCCCGCGCGCTGCCGGACGTGCGGGACGGCCTCAAGCCCGTCCACCGCCGCATCGTCTACGCGATGTTCGACGGCGGCTACCGCCCCGACCGCTCCTTCTCGAAGTGCGCGAAGGTCGTCGGCGAGGTGATGGGCAACTACCACCCCCACGGCGACTCCGCGATCTACGACGCGATGGTGCGCCTGGTGCAGCCGTGGTCGATGCGCTACCCGCTCATCCTCGGGCAGGGCAACTTCGGCTCCGCCGGCGACGACGGCGCCGCGGCCCCGCGCTACACCGAGTGCAAGATGGCGCCGCTGGCCCTCGAGCTGGTGCGCGACATCGAGCAGGACACCGTGGACATGCAGGGCAACTACGACAACACGGTCGACGAGCCCACCGTGCTGCCCGCCCGCTTCCCGAACCTGCTGGTCAACGGCTCCGCCGGCATCGCCGTCGGCATGGCCACGAACATCCCGCCGCACAACCTGCGCGAGGTGGCCGACGCCGTCCAGTGGCTGCTGAAGAACCACGAGGCCACCAAGCCCGAGCTGCTCGAGGCCTGCCTGCAGCGCATCAAGGGCCCGGACTTCCCCTCCGGCGCCACGATCGTGGGCACCTCCGGGATCGAGGACGCCTACCGCACCGGGCGCGGCTCCATCACCCAGCGCGCCGTGGTCTCCACCGAGGAGATCAACGGCCGGATGTCGCTCGTGGTCACCGAGCTGCCCTACCAGGTCAACCCCGACACCCTCGCGCGCAAGATCGCCGAGATGGTCAAGCTCGGCAAGATCCAGGGCATCGCCGACATCACCGACGAGACCTCCGGCCGCACCGGCCAGCGCCTGGTCATCACCCTCAAGCGCGACGCCGTGGCGAAGGTGGTGCTCAACAACCTCTACAAGCACACCCAGCTGCAGGAGAACTTCTCCGCGAACATGCTGGCGCTGGCGAACGGGGTGCCGCGCACCCTGTCGATCGACTCCTTCGTGCGCGAGTGGACCAAGCACCAGATCGACGTCATCGTGCGCCGCACGAAGTTCCGCCTGCGCAAGGCCGAGGAGCAGATCCACATCTTCCGCGGCTACCTCAAGGCGCTCGACGCGCTCGACGAGGTCATCGCGCTGATCCGCCGCTCCCCGGACGTCGACGAGGCCCGCACCGGGCTGATGGACCTGCTCGAGATCGACGAGATCCAGGCCAACGCGATCCTCGCGATGCAGCTGCGCCGCCTGGCCGCCCTGGAGCGCCAGAAGATCATCGAGGAGCACGACCGCCTGCAGGCCCTCATCGAGGAGTACACCGCGATCCTCGCCGACCCGCAGCGGCAGCGCGACATCGTCTCCGAGGAGCTCGCGGAGATCGTGGACCGCTTCGGCGACGACCGCCGCACCGAGATCCTCCCCTTCGCCGGCGACATGGAGATGGAGGACCTCATCCCCGAGGAGGACATGGTCGTCACCATCACCCGCGGCGGCTACGTCAAGCGCACCCGAGAGGACCAGTACCGCGCCCAGAAGCGCGGCGGCAAGGGGGTGCGCGGCGCCTCCCTGCGCGAGGACGACGTGGTGGAGCACTTCTTCACCACCACCACCCACCGCTGGCTGCTGTTCTTCACCAACCAGGGCCGCGTCTACCGCGCCAAGGGCTACGAGCTGCCCGAGGCGCCGCGCGATGCGAAGGGCCAGCACGTGGCGAACCTGATGGCGTTCCAGCCGGACGAGAACATCGCCTCGGTGCTCGCGATCGACAGCTACGAGGACGCCCAGCACCTCGTGCTCGCCACCGAGTCCGGCCTGGTGAAGAAGACCCCGATGCCGGCCTTCGACTCCAGCCGCACCGGCGGCATCATCGCGATCAACCTGCGCGACATCGACGGGCCCGAGGGCCCGCAGCCGGACCGCGTGATCTCCGCCCGCGCCGTGAACAGCGACGACGAGATCCTGCTGGTCTCCCGCAACGGCCAGTCCGTGCGCTTCCCGGCGGATGACGGCACACTGCGGCCGACGGGCCGCGCCACCAGCGGCGTGACCGGCATGAAGTTCCGCCACCAGGACACGCTGCTGGCCATGGACGTGATCCGCCCGGACAGCTTCGTGATCACCGTGACCGACGGCGGCTTCGCCAAGCGCACCACCGTGGACGAGTACCGCCTGCAGGGGCGCGGCGGCCTGGGCATCCGGGTCGCGAAGCTCCCCGACGACCGCGGCCACCTGGTGGGCGCGGCCGTGGTCGAGGAGACCGACGAGCTGCTGGTGGTCATGGAGCGCGGCCGCGTGGTCCGCTCCAAGGTCGCCGAGGTGCCGGCCAAGGGCCGCACCACCATGGGCGTGGTCTTCGCCAAGCCCGACAAGGGCGACCGCATCCTGCTGGTCACCACCGGCCAGGAATCCGAGGTCGACGAGGAGGAGGCCGAGGCGCCCGAGATCATCGACGCCGATCCCGCCGGGAGCGAGGATGCTGTGGAGAACTCCGCAGATGCCGCGCCCGAGGGTGTGGAGGGCGAGGACGATGTTCTAGGCTCTGACGAGTCCGACCAGTCGCCGACCGGCGACGCCGATCCGAACGAGGAGTGATCCGTGAGCACCAGTGACTCCAGGACCACCACCGGGTCCTCGAACCCGGCAGAGTCCACGTCCAAGCTCCCGGCCTTCGAGGAGTCCCCCTCGTCGCTCTCGTCGGCCTCCCCGGCGGAGGGGTCCGCAGCCGAGACCTCTCCGGCGGAGACGTCGATGGGCACCGGCAAGGGATCGGCCTCGCGCGGCGCCAGCCGCAGCCCCAAGAAGACCACCGGCATCGCCAACCCGGCGGAGAAGGAGCGCCGCGGCCCGCGCCGCGTGCGCCTCACGCTCGCCCGGCTCGACCCGTTCTCGGTGATGAAGCTGTCATTCCTCGCGGCGATCGCGATCGGCATCGCCACCGTGGTCGCGGTGGTGCTGCTGTGGAACCTCGTCGAGGCGATCGGCCTGTGGGGCAAGATCGACCAGCTGGGCCGGGACCTCAACAGCGGCGACCCGCTGCCCTTCATGGAGTTCTTCAGCTTCTCGAAGATGACCAGCTACGGCACCATCGTCGCCGTGGTGAACGTCGTGATCATCACCGCGCTGGGCACCCTGCTCGCCTTCCTCTACAACCTGGTGGCGGCGCTGCTCGGCGGATTGAAGATGACCTTCACCGACGAGTGACCGCCGCGCGGCGCCCCGCGTGATGCGCTGATCTCGGCGACTCCGCTCCGGCACCACCTCTCTGGCGCGACCGGCACCATCTTTCTGGCGCGACCGTTGCGCAGTGGGCGGATCGGCTCCCCTGATCCGCCCACTGCGCAACGGTCGCGGAGTCAGCGGCGGTGCAGCTCGGTGACGTCCGCGACCTGGGCGTCGAGGTGCCGCAGCGCGGCCTCGGCCGGGAGGGTCGCGGCGACCCCGTGCGCGCCGGCGCCCAGGGAGATCCGCCGCAGCGGGTCCCCGGCGAGGGAGGCATCCGCGATCACCGGCCAGGGCGTGGTCGCGCCGAAGGGCGTGATCGTGCCGCGCTCGTAGCCGGTGACCTGCTGTGCGACGTCCTTGTCCGGCATCGACAGCCGGTTCACGCCCAGCAGGGCGCGCAGCTTCGGCCAGGAGATCTCGCGATCCCCCGGCACCAGCACGAACAGGAAGTCGCCCTCCCCGCGCCGCACCACCAGCGTCTTGACGATGTCGCGCGGGGCGACGCCGCGGGCAGAGGCCGCCTCCTCGAGGGAGCCCACGCGGCCGTGCCGGGTGATCTCGTGCTCCAGTCCGGAAGCCGCCAGGGCATCGTGCGCGCGCTGTTCGCTCATGGGCCCACGATAGTGAGCGCGCCCCGGGTCATGGCTCGTGAGCCTGGTCGCGGGATCCTGGGAGCGGCGCGTCGGCCTGGCTATCGTCGAAGGATGCCCTCCACGACGCCCGATGCCCCGGAACCCGCCCCCGCCCCCGCGCCCGGCGCGGCCCCTGCGGAGGCCTTCGCCCCGGAGGAGTACCCGTGGGTGGGGCCCGCGGTGCGGTCCGCGCTGCTGCTGAGCGACGGGGTGGTGGATCTCGACCCCGTCGGCGGCGTCCCCGCCCCGACCGACGAGCTCTCCGAGACGCTCGTGGACGTCTCGGCGATCGAGCAGGCCCTGGCCGCCGAGGGCGTCGCGCCGCTGGCCGAGCGCACCCTGGTGGTCGCCGTCGGCTCCAACCAGACCCCGCGCACCATCGCCCGCAAGTACCGCCGCGCCGGCGGGGGCGTCCCGGTGGCCACCCCGTTCGTGCGCTGCACCGTGCACCACCTCGCCGTCGGCCACGTCGCGAACGTCGCCGCGCCGGGCTACGTGCCGGCCGCGCCCTACCGGTCCGAAGGCGCGCAGATGGAGCTCGTCGCGACCTGGTTCGATGACGCGCAGCTCGCCGTGATCGACGAGACCGAGCCGAACTACGCCCGGGTGCGGCTCTCCGCGCAGCATCACCCGCTCACCCTCGCCACCGGTGCGGAGCCCGCCCACTTCGACGTGTACGCCTCACAGCGCGGCGTCCTGGCCGATGGGCGGCCGATCCCGCTGCGCCACCGCCAGCAGGAGCTCTTCGACGAGCTGGTCGCGCTGACCGGGGCCGAGCTGTTCATCGGCGACGCCGCCGAGGTGTGCGCCCGGCTCGCGGCCCGCCCCGCGGCGCTGGCCGAGCTCGCCCACGAGCACGAGCTCGTCACGGAGGACGGCCTGCACCGCGCCCGGGAGGCGGCTGCCTGATCCCGGGCCGACCGATCCCGCCGGCGAGCCGCCTCGCGCGTCACAGCCCGTCGCGGTCGTGCCAGTGCTCCTGCCAGCGCCAGTCGATCGGTTCCGAGCTGCGCTGGTACCGGATGTCGGTGGACAGCCGCATCACGTCGCCCTCGTCGACGTTGTCCGTCGCGGCGTGGACGATGTGCGCCGAGTGCACCACGATGTCGCCGGCGCGGTAGTCGGCGGTCAGCCAGCGGGAGTCGTACTCCTCGGCGAGCCCGGGCAGATCGGCGGTGATCGAGGCGGCCGGCGCCTGCAGTCGGCCGCTCGCCTCCTCCGCGAGCACGCGGTGATGGCTGCGCTCGAGGTAGGTGAGCCCGCCGCGGGAGACGGGCGTGTCACCCAGCGGGATCCACGCCGAGAGCACGCGGTCGGTGCCGCCGCGCAGGTAGACGAGGTCGTAGTGCGCCTGGGTGGCGGTGCCGATCCCCTTCTCGCCGGGCCGGGTGTGGCGGATGATCTTGCGGCGGTGCAGATGGACCTCGTCCTCCAGGAGCCAGGCGAACCAGTCCTTGATCTGCGGCAGCGCGCAGAAGGCCTGGTACTGCGCGGAGGGGACGATCTCGTGGAAGAGCCGCTCCCGCAGCAGGCCGCGATCCAGTTCGCCGTCGCCCTGGAGGCCCTCGAGCGGATCGCTGTCGCGGCGCACCAGGCCGGTGTCCATGAGCCGCTCGAAGTAGTAGCGCCGGAAGGCGTGGACCACGTCCGGGTCGAGATGATCGGTGAGGTAGAGGTAGCCCTCCCGGCGCAGCCGCTGCCAGAGCGCGTCGCGATCGCTGCGCTCCGCCGCAGGGACGGGCTCGAGGTCGCCGAGCCGGTGCGGGGCCTCGTCGAGCACGTATCCGTTCGATGTCAGCATGATCCCAGTGTGGACGCGCGGCTGTGACCTGGCCATGGATAGTCGTGAGCGCAGAACTAGGACTATCGTGACCTCATGGATCCGAGGACGCCGACGCCGAGCCCGCTCCCGGCCGAGCCCCCGGCCGTACCCTCGACCGAGCCGTCGAATGAGCCCTCGACCGGGCCGTCGGTCGCGCCGCCGAGGGAGTGGGCGCACTACCTGCCCGCCTCTCCCGCGCTGCGCGAGACGGGCCTGGCCTGCCTCGGGGCGGGGGAGCAGTCCGGGCCGCTCCCGCCGCTCGCCGAGCGGGTGCTCTCCCGCCACGCCCTGGTGCTGGTCTCCTCCGGGGCGGGGACCTTCACCGACCCCGCCGGGACGCATCCGGTGACGGCCCCGGCCTGGATCTGGCTGGAACCGGGCACCCCGCACTCCTACGGGCCCGACGCGCACGGATGGACCGAGCACTGGGTGCTGTTCGAGGGCGTCGGCGCCCGCACCTACCGCTCCCACAGCGGGGTCGGGGACGGGCACGTGCTGCGCCGCGGCGGACCGGAGCCCGCCGAGCGCGCGGAGATCTTCGCCGCGCTGCACCGCGCCGGGTCCGTCCCCGGGCGGCGCGCGCAGCTGCACGCCTCCTCGCTCGTGCACCGGCTGCTGGGCGCTCTGCTCGGCGACGCCGAGGAGGATCCGCAGCGCACCTCGGTGACCCACACCGTGCTCGCCACCGCCACGGAGGACCTCTCGGTCGCCCAGCGTGCCGCGCTCAGCGGGGTGGGGGTCGACGAGTTCCGGGCGCAGATCCGTCGTGCGACGGGCCTGACCCCGCACGAGTTCGTGCTCACCACCCGGTTCTCGCGGGCCCAGGAGCTGCTGGCGCGCAGCGATCTGCCGATCTGGCAGGTCGCCGCGGAGGTGGGGATCGACGACGCCTCCTACTTCACCCGCCTGTTCACCCGCCGCATCGGCGTCGCGCCGCGCACCTTCCGCCACGAGCAGCGCCGCGATCGCGCTGTGACCTCGGAAACATGAGGGCCGACGGGTTGGACGTCACGGCATGATCGCCGTACAGTGGTTCGTCGGTGGTCGACGCCCGGAGCAGCTCCGGGCGAGAACTCCCCCCGGGCCTATAGCTCAGTCGGTTAGAGCGCTGTCCTGATAAGACAGAGGTCGCTGGTTCAAGTCCAGCTAGGCCCACTTCGAGGATCGGAGGAACTCATGAAGAAGTTCATCACGACCGCAGCCGTCGTGCTCACCACGGCCGTCGCGGGGATCCTCACCTGGCGGAAGGTCGAATCCGACCGCATCCGCAACGATCTGTGGACCGAGGCGGAGCGCATCTCCGCCGAGCAGGACGAGGTCGCCGAGGCACAGCCCGCGCACCGCGCCTGACAACCACATATGGGGACTTAGCTCAGTTGGTAGAGCGGTAGCTTTGCAAGCTTCAGGTCAGGGGTTCGACCCCCCTAGTCTCCACCCCCACAGCGAAGGCCCCGCCGCACGGCGGGGCCTTCGTCATGTTCGAGCTCGGGCGCTGCGGCGCGGCACTCGGGCCACACGGCGCCCGCTCCCGAGCACACCGCTGGGCGTCTAGTCTGACCAGCATGAACAGCGAGAGCGGAGGCTGGGCGGCGGCGGGCGGCGGCCGCATGGCCGGCCTGCTCGCCCTCACGATCACCTCGGTCCTGTGGGGCACCACCGGCACCGCCGCGACCTTCGCGCCCGAGGTGAGCCCCCTCGCGATCGGCGCCGCGGCGCTCGGGATCGGCGGGCTGCTGCAGGCCGCGATCGCGGTGCCCGCGCTGCGCCGGCACCGTCGGGCGCTGCGGGGCCGGGCCCGGCTCGTGGCCCTGGGCGCCCTGGCCGTCGCGCTCTACCCGCTCGCGTTCTACAGCTCCATGCACATCGCCGGCGTCGCGATCGGCTCGGTCGCCTCCCTGGCCTCCGCCCCGCTCGCCTCCGGGGTGCTCGAGAAGATCGTCGACGGCCGACGCCTCGGGCGGTGGTGGCAGCTCGCGGCGGCGCTCGGCGTGCTCGGCAGCGTGATGCTGTGCCTGTCCACGGCCCGGGGCGAGCTCGGCTCCCCGGGACGGACCCTGCTGGGCGTGCTGCTCGGCCTCGTCGCCGGCAGCACCTATGCGCTGTTCTCCTGGGCCTGCCAGCGCCTGATGCGCGCCGGCATCGAGCGGGCCGCCTCGATGGGGGCCGTGTTCGGCCTCGGCGGGCTGCTGCTCATGCCGGTCCTCGCCGTGACCGGTGGCCCGATCCTCCACAGCGGCGGCAACCTCGCCGTCGCGGCGTACATGGCCCTGATCCCGATGTTCCTCGGCTATGTGCTGTTCGGTCGCGGGCTCGCCACTGTCCCGGCGAGCACGGCGACCACGGTGACGCTCACCGAGCCCGCGGTCGCCACGCTCCTGGCCGTCGTGGTGGTGGGCGAGCGGCTCGGCCCGCTCGGCTGGGCCGGGCTCCTCGTCCTCGCGGCGGTGCTCGCCCTGCTCGCGCTCGCACCACCGGCGGCGGCGCCGCGCCCCGTGGGGGTTGGTACCTCCGGCCCCGCCGTGGCACGGTGTCGGAGATACTAGGTTCCGCCGCGCTCCGCGGAACCGCGCCCGACTGACGGGCGCGACGCGCCCACCCACCGCCTGGGCCCCTCGCACGGCGACGCCGCCGCGCGGGGCACCCTCGTCTCCGCGAAGACCACCCGCCGCAAGGTCGCCGCGGGCGTGCTGCTCTCGAGCGCGATCGCCTCCTTCTTCGTGGGCGTCACCGAGCCGCTCGAGTTCGCCTTCATGTTCCTCGCCCCGGGCCTGTACGTGGTCCACGCGCTGTTCACCGGCATCTCCATGGCGGTCAGCGCGATGCTGCCGGTGCGGATGGGCTTCGGCTTCTCCGGCGGGTTCATCGACCTCGTGCTCGGCTGGGTGAACCCGATGGCGCAGAACCCGTGGGCGATCCCCGTCATGGGCGTGTTCTGGTTCGTGGTCTACTTCGTCGTCTTCCGCGCGATCATCCTCCGCTTCGACCTGAAGACCCCCGGCCGCGAGGACGAGGAGCTCCTGGCCGAGGAGGAGCAGGGCGGCGCGGCCCCCGGCAGCGACAAGTACGCGATCGTCGCGACGGCCTTCCTCACCGCCCTGGGAGGCAAGGAGAACATCCTGGACCTCGAGAACTGCGCGACCCGGCTGCGGATGGAGATCGCCGACACCTCGAAGGTCGACGACGCCGCGCTGAAGCGCGCGGGCGCCGCCGGCACCATGAAGCCGGGCGGGACCTCCGTGCAGGTCATCTACGGCACCAGCGTCCAGTTCGTGAAGGACGCGATGGAACGGATCATCACCGGCCAGGCCGAGCCCGTCGCGTCCGCCGAGACCGCCGCGGCCGACGTCGCCGCCGAGGAGAGCGCCGGCGGGGGCACCGCCACCGCGGTGCGGGCCAGCGCGCTGGTGCGGCTGCGCCAGCCCATGGCCGGGACCGTCATCCCGCTCTCGGAGGTGCCGGATGCGACCTTCGCGCAGGGGATCATGGGCCCGGGAGTGGCCATCGAGCCCACCTCCGGCGAGGTGGTCGCCCCCGCGGCCGGCACCGTGACGCACGTGTTCCCGACGGGCCACGCCGTCGCGCTGACCCTCGAGGACGACACCGAGGTGCTGATCCACGTGGGCCTGGACACCGTGAAGATGCAGGGCGAGGGCTTCACGACGCTCGTGAGGGCCGGTGACCTGGTCAGCGCGGGCACGCCGCTGCTGCGTGCGGACCTCTCCGCGATCCGCAGCGCCGGCTACCCGGTCGTCACGCCGGTGATCGTCATGAACGACAAGGACGCCCGCGTCGAGCTCGTCTGAACCACCCGGCACGGGCCCGGGCCCGGTGCCCCGGCCCTCAGCGGCAGGGGCGCCGGGAGTCCCGCGAGCGGTGCGGCACCGCCCGTCGGGACCCTCGCCGCCGTGGCGCGGTTCACACTCCAGTACCGTGGGGCCATGGGTATCGACATTCCGACACAGTCCGACATCGTGGGGCTCACGCAGCACCGTCACGAGGCGAGCGTGACGATCTACCTCTCCGCCGCGGAGCTGGGCGCGCAGGCCGTCGTCCATGACCCCGACGCCGCCAAGCTCGCGCTGCGCAGCGCCTTCTCCGACGCCCTCGCCGAGCTCGGCGGGACGCGCCAGGATCGCCAGGCGCTGACCGACGCCGTCCAGGAGCTGGTCGAGGACCGGGACTTCTGGGGCACCGGCGCCCGCAGCCTGGCCATCTTCGTCTCGCCCGAGGGGTTGCGCGCGTTCCGGCTCATGAACGAGCTGGCCGGGGCGACCTCGACCGGCGATCGCTTCGATGTGGGCCCGATGATCCGGGCGATCACCTTCGCGCACGTCGGCTACGTGCTGGCCCTCACGGAGGGCGAGGTGCGCCTGCTGCACCTGGACGCGACCGCCAGCCGCACCCCCGTGGCGCTCACCGAGCTGCCCGAGGATGCTGCTGACGCGCTGACCAGGGAACCCGCCACCGGGCGCTTCAACCGGCACCGGGCTGACGGCGCCCTGGCCCAGAAGCCCGAGCAGAAGCGCTACGCGGTGATCGTCGAAGGGGCGGTGCGGGCCGCGATCGGCAGCAGCGACGAGCCGCTGATCCTCGCCGCGACGAGCGAGTTCGAGCACGCATACCGCGACGCGAACACCTACGGTCGGCTCCTCGACCAGGCGATCGGCGCGAACCCCACCTCGCTCAGCGACGAGGATCTCGAGCAGAGGGCGCGAGCGATCCTGGACGAGCACTACGCGGCGCGGATCACCGACTGGGTCGAGACGTTCGGGAACCGGCGCGCCCACGGGAAGGGCAGCACCCAGCTCGCGGAGGTCGCCCGGGCGGCCACCGAGGGGCGCGTCTCGGAGCTGCTGTTCGACATCGACGCCGCGCAGGAGGGCACCATCGACGAGATCGGGGAGATGACCCTCGCCGAGGAGGCGGGCCCGCGCACGTACCGGGTCGTCGACGAGATCGCCACCCGGGTGCTGCGCACCGGCGGCCGGGTGCGGGCCGTCCGCACCGACGACATGCCCGACGGCGCGCCCGTGGCCGCGCTGCACCGCAGCTGACATGGACAGCCTCCGCACCGCCGTCGTCACCGGCGCCACCAGCGGCATCGGCCGCGAGGTCGCTCTCCAGCTCGCCGAGCTGGGGTGGCGCGTGATCGCGATCGGACGCGACCGGGAGGCTCTCGCAGAGCTCTCCCGCCGCTCGGAGCGCCTCGTGCCCCATGCCGCGGATCTGCTCACCGACGAGATCGAGGAGCTGATCCCCGCACGGGTCGATGCACTCGTCCCCGCCGCCGGCATCTCCCCGTCCACCGGCGTCGAGGAGACGACCCCGGGGGAGTGGGAGCGCGTCTTCGCCCTCAACGTC comes from Brachybacterium faecium DSM 4810 and encodes:
- a CDS encoding DNA gyrase subunit B (PFAM: DNA gyrase B; Histidine kinase-, DNA gyrase B-, and HSP90-like ATPase; Toprim domain; DNA gyrase B subunit, carboxyl terminus~TIGRFAM: DNA gyrase, B subunit), which gives rise to MSDSDRPMPDQDVPESTPDPSPGAADAAAPAPLTAGERAAHAPEHYDASDITVLEGLEAVRKRPGMYIGSTGERGLHHMVQEVVDNSVDEAMAGHGDTIEVTLLADGGVRVVDHARGIPVAMHPTEGKPAVELVLTVLHAGGKFGGGGYAVSGGLHGVGSSVVNALSIRMEVEIRRDGHVWRQAYSRGVPLAPLDKGEETEETGTTITFWADDEIFDETVYDFETLRKRFQQMAFLNKGLRITLTDERAPEVEETEDDHLVDVELEAEGAETGKDAGPRTVSYLYERGLQDFVEFINTAKRAEVIHPEIISFESEDTDAKISVEVAMQWTGAYSESVHTYANTINTHEGGTHEEGFRSSLTSIVNRYGRAQGLLKEKDANLTGEDIREGLTAVVSVKLGEPQFEGQTKTKLGNTIARTFMVKVMTDQLQDWFDSHPAEAKSIVMKGQAAAAAREAARKARDATRRKSPLETGGMPGKLRDCSSRNPAECEIFIVEGDSAGGSAVSGRDPRTQAILPIRGKILNVEKARLDRALDNQEVRSLITAFGTGIGEDFDATKLRYHKIVLMADADVDGQHIVTLLLTLLFRYMRPLIELGHVFIAMPPLFRLKWSNAPHEYVFSDEERDERLEAGRAAGRRIPRDNGIQRYKGLGEMDWKELQSTTMDTNTRTLKQVTVDEAADADTIFSVLMGDDVESRRRFIQENAKDVRFLDI
- a CDS encoding DNA gyrase subunit A (PFAM: DNA gyrase C-terminal domain, beta-propeller; DNA gyrase/topoisomerase IV, subunit A~TIGRFAM: DNA gyrase, A subunit): MSDTPQDPTNPDDTPSPQEPQAPEEPTPAEAVGVGGQETPEGAHEISADEAASRTVTLVDPLDESEVDRITQIDLNHEMQRSYLDYAMSVIVSRALPDVRDGLKPVHRRIVYAMFDGGYRPDRSFSKCAKVVGEVMGNYHPHGDSAIYDAMVRLVQPWSMRYPLILGQGNFGSAGDDGAAAPRYTECKMAPLALELVRDIEQDTVDMQGNYDNTVDEPTVLPARFPNLLVNGSAGIAVGMATNIPPHNLREVADAVQWLLKNHEATKPELLEACLQRIKGPDFPSGATIVGTSGIEDAYRTGRGSITQRAVVSTEEINGRMSLVVTELPYQVNPDTLARKIAEMVKLGKIQGIADITDETSGRTGQRLVITLKRDAVAKVVLNNLYKHTQLQENFSANMLALANGVPRTLSIDSFVREWTKHQIDVIVRRTKFRLRKAEEQIHIFRGYLKALDALDEVIALIRRSPDVDEARTGLMDLLEIDEIQANAILAMQLRRLAALERQKIIEEHDRLQALIEEYTAILADPQRQRDIVSEELAEIVDRFGDDRRTEILPFAGDMEMEDLIPEEDMVVTITRGGYVKRTREDQYRAQKRGGKGVRGASLREDDVVEHFFTTTTHRWLLFFTNQGRVYRAKGYELPEAPRDAKGQHVANLMAFQPDENIASVLAIDSYEDAQHLVLATESGLVKKTPMPAFDSSRTGGIIAINLRDIDGPEGPQPDRVISARAVNSDDEILLVSRNGQSVRFPADDGTLRPTGRATSGVTGMKFRHQDTLLAMDVIRPDSFVITVTDGGFAKRTTVDEYRLQGRGGLGIRVAKLPDDRGHLVGAAVVEETDELLVVMERGRVVRSKVAEVPAKGRTTMGVVFAKPDKGDRILLVTTGQESEVDEEEAEAPEIIDADPAGSEDAVENSADAAPEGVEGEDDVLGSDESDQSPTGDADPNEE